Proteins from a single region of Pithys albifrons albifrons isolate INPA30051 chromosome 12, PitAlb_v1, whole genome shotgun sequence:
- the LOC139677405 gene encoding C-signal-like isoform X1, whose amino-acid sequence MGELCVSSVLVTGANRGLGLGLVQHLLGLPKPPQWVFAGCRDPKGQRAQELQNLASKHPNLVIIPLDVADPSSIKAAAAKVGEHLGGSGLNLLINNAAIIKSNKLDTETLETMTEIYATNTAGPLLLGQAFLPLLKKAAQRSPGSGMSCSKAAIVNISSIGGSITCLYAWSEMQVTSYRCSKAALNMLTKCQSLAYKELGILCVALHPGWVQTDLGSSGGHTPPVTVDTSVKGMLKVISSISEKDTGTFLDWEGKIVPW is encoded by the exons ATGGGAGAGCTTTGTGTCTCCTCTGTCCTGGTGACTGGGGCCAACCGGGGCCTCGGCCTGGGGCTCGTCCAACATCTGCTGGGGTTGCCAAAACCTCCGCAGTGGGTGTTTGCAGGCTGTCGGGACCCCAAGGGACAGCGAGCACAG GAGCTACAGAATTTGGCCTCCAAACATCCCAACCTGGTCATCATCCCTCTCG ATGTTGCTGACCCCTCCAGCATCAAGGCAGCTGCAGCCAAAGTTGGGGAGCACCTGGGGGGCTCTGGACTGAACCTCCTCATCAACAATGCGGCAATTATCAAGTCTAATAAGCTTGACACTGAGACACTGGAGACCATGACCGAGATTTATGCCACAAATACAGCTGGACCTCTACTCCTGGGTCAG GCATTCCTGCCCTTGCTGAAGAAGGCTGCTCAGAGGAGCCCGGGCTCAGGGATGAGCTGCAGCAAGGCAGCCATCGTCAACATATCCAGCATTGGTGGCTCCATCACTTGTCTCTATGCTTGGAGTGAGATGCAAGTTACCTCGTACCGCTGCAGCAAG GCTGCTCTGAACATGCTGACCAAGTGCCAGTCCCTGGCGTACAAGGAGCTTGGAATCCTCTGTGTCGCTCTCCACCCTGGCTGGGTGCAAACTGACCTGGGCAGCTCTGGTGGACATACG ccccctgtgacAGTGGACACCAGTGTGAAAGGGATGCTGAAGGTGATCTCCTCCATCTCTGAGAAGGACACCGGCACCTTCCTGGACTGGGAAGGGAAGATCGTGCCCTGGTGA
- the LOC139677404 gene encoding C-signal-like — protein sequence MGELNVCSVLVTGANRGIGLGLVQHFLGLPNPPQWVFAGCRDPKGQRAQELQNLASKHPSLVIIPLEVADPSSIKAAAAKVGEHLGGSGLNLLINNAGISKLTSIDTETLETMIEVYTTNTVGPLLLGEAFLPLLKKAAQGSPGSGMSCSKAAIVNMSSSAGSIEDVYIWELAHVVSYRCSKAALNMLTKCQSLAYKEHGILCVALHPGWVQTDMGVSGSFNPPVTVDTSVQGMLKVLSSISEKETGTFLDWEGKVVPW from the exons atgGGAGAGCTTAATGTCTGCTCTGTCCTGGTGACTGGGGCCAACCGGGGCATTGGCCTGGGGCTCGTCCAGCATTTCCTGGGGCTGCCAAACCCACCACAGTGGGTGTTTGCAGGCTGTCGGGACCCCAAGGGACAGCGGGCACAG GAGCTACAGAATTTGGCCTCCAAACATCCCAGCCTGGTCATCATCCCTCTTG AAGTTGCTGACCCCTCCAGCATCAAGGCAGCTGCAGCCAAAGTTGGGGAGCACCTGGGGGGCTCTGGACTGAACCTCCTCATCAACAATGCAGGAATTTCCAAATTGACCTCCATTGATACTGAGACACTGGAGACCATGATCGAGGTTTATACCACAAACACGGTCGGGcccctgctgctgggagag GCATTCCTGCCCTTGCTGAAGAAGGCTGCTCAGGGGAGCCCAGGCTCAGGGATGAGCTGCAGCAAGGCAGCCATTGTCAACATGTCCAGCTCTGCAGGCTCCATCGAGGATGTCTATATATGGGAACTGGCACATGTTGTCTCATACCGCTGCAGCAAG GCTGCTCTGAACATGCTGACCAAGTGTCAGTCCCTGGCATACAAGGAGCACGGCATCCTCTGTGTCGCTCTTCATCCTGGCTGGGTCCAAACTGACATGGGAGTCTCAGGATCATTCAAC ccccctgtgacAGTGGACACCAGCGTGCAAGGGATGCTGAAAGTGCTCTCCTCCATCTCTGAGAAGGAGACTGGTACCTTCCTggactgggaagggaaggttgtgCCGTGGTGA
- the LOC139677405 gene encoding C-signal-like isoform X2 codes for MTEIYATNTAGPLLLGQAFLPLLKKAAQRSPGSGMSCSKAAIVNISSIGGSITCLYAWSEMQVTSYRCSKAALNMLTKCQSLAYKELGILCVALHPGWVQTDLGSSGGHTPPVTVDTSVKGMLKVISSISEKDTGTFLDWEGKIVPW; via the exons ATGACCGAGATTTATGCCACAAATACAGCTGGACCTCTACTCCTGGGTCAG GCATTCCTGCCCTTGCTGAAGAAGGCTGCTCAGAGGAGCCCGGGCTCAGGGATGAGCTGCAGCAAGGCAGCCATCGTCAACATATCCAGCATTGGTGGCTCCATCACTTGTCTCTATGCTTGGAGTGAGATGCAAGTTACCTCGTACCGCTGCAGCAAG GCTGCTCTGAACATGCTGACCAAGTGCCAGTCCCTGGCGTACAAGGAGCTTGGAATCCTCTGTGTCGCTCTCCACCCTGGCTGGGTGCAAACTGACCTGGGCAGCTCTGGTGGACATACG ccccctgtgacAGTGGACACCAGTGTGAAAGGGATGCTGAAGGTGATCTCCTCCATCTCTGAGAAGGACACCGGCACCTTCCTGGACTGGGAAGGGAAGATCGTGCCCTGGTGA
- the LOC139677403 gene encoding C-signal-like, whose protein sequence is MGELNVCSVLVTGANRGIGLGLVQHFLGLPNPPQWVFAGCRDPKGQRAQELQNLASKHPSLVIIPLEVADPSSIKAAAAKVGEHLGGSGLNLLINNAAILKLTSVDTEKLETMIEVYTTNTVGPLLLGEAFLPLLKKAAQGSPGSGMSCSKAAIVNISSSAGSIEDVFLWELVHMVSYRCSKAALNMLTKCQSLAYKEHGILCVTLHPGWVITDMGVLGSFKPPVTVDTSVQGMLKVLSSISEKETGTFLDWEGKVVPW, encoded by the exons atgGGAGAGCTTAATGTCTGCTCTGTCCTGGTGACTGGGGCCAACCGGGGCATTGGCCTGGGGCTCGTCCAGCATTTCCTGGGGCTGCCAAACCCACCACAGTGGGTGTTTGCAGGCTGTCGGGACCCCAAGGGACAGCGGGCACAG GAGCTACAGAATTTGGCCTCCAAACATCCCAGCCTGGTCATCATCCCTCTTG AAGTTGCTGACCCCTCCAGCATCAAGGCAGCTGCAGCCAAAGTTGGGGAGCACCTGGGGGGCTCTGGATTGAACCTCCTCATCAACAATGCAGCAATTCTCAAGTTGACCTCAGTTGATACTGAGAAACTGGAGACCATGATCGAGGTTTATACCACAAACACGGTCGGGcccctgctgctgggagag GCATTCCTGCCCTTGCTGAAGAAGGCTGCTCAGGGGAGCCCAGGCTCAGGGATGAGCTGCAGCAAGGCAGCCATTGTCAACATATCCAGCTCTGCAGGCTCCATTGAGGATGTCTTTTTGTGGGAACTGGTACACATGGTCTCATACCGCTGCAGCAAG GCTGCTCTGAACATGCTGACCAAGTGTCAGTCCCTGGCATACAAGGAGCACGGCATCCTCTGTGTCACTCTCCACCCTGGCTGGGTGATAACAGACATGGGAGTCTTAGGATCATTTAAG ccccctgtgacAGTGGACACCAGCGTGCAAGGGATGCTGAAAGTGCTCTCCTCCATCTCTGAGAAGGAGACTGGTACCTTCCTggactgggaagggaaggttgtgCCGTGGTGA